The segment TGCCGAGCTTTCCCGGGCGGCGGAGCGGGTCTTCCGCAAGGAGGGGCTGGAGATCCGCACCCGGGTGAGGGTACAGGCGGTGCGCCCGGAGGGGAAGGGGGCCCGGGTGGAGCTCGAAGGGGGCGAGGTCCTCGAGGCGGACCGGGTGCTCCTGGCCGTGGGCCGCAGGCCCTACACCGAGGGGCTTTCCCTGGAAAGCGCTGGGCTGGCCACCGACGAGCGGGGCCGCATCCCCGTGGACGAGCACCTCCGCACCCGGGTGCCCCACATCTACGCCATCGGGGACGTGGTGCGGGGGCCCATGCTGGCCCACAAGGCCAGCGAGGAGGGCATCGCCGCGGTGGAGCACATGGTGCGAGGCTATGGCCATGTAGACTATTTGGCCATCCCCAGCGTGGTCTACACCCACCCCGAGGTGGCGGGGGTGGGCTACACCGAGGAAGAGCTCAAGGAGCGGGGCATCCCCTATAAGGTGGGGAAGTTCCCCTACTCCGCTTCGGGACGCGCCCGGGCCATGGGGGAGACCGAGGGCTTTGTTAAGGTCCTGGCCCATGCCCAGACGGACCGCATCCTGGGGGTCCACGGCCTCGGGGCCCGGGTGGGGGACATCCTGGCTGAGGCCGCCCTGGCCCTTTTCTTCAAGGCCAGCGCCGAGGACGTAGGCCGGGCCCCCCACGCCCACCCCTCCCTCTCCGAGATCCTCAAGGAGGCGGCCCTGGGGGCCTGGGAGCGGCCCATCCACCTTTAGGGGAGGGCTACCCTGACCTCGAGGTGGTAAGGCCCCAGGGTCCAAGTGCCTAGGGCTTGGTCCAAGGGTATCTGTAGGCAGAAACCTCCCCCGGCGTCCCGGAGAATGAGGAGCAGGCTCCGCAACGGCCGGAGTAGGGGTAGGGAGGCTTCCCCTTTCCCATCGGTCCACCGGACCAGGCCCTTACCGTTGGGTAGCCCGTTGGCAGCTACCGGCTGCAAGGTCACCCAGACTCCGGGTAGGGGGCGCTCTTCTTTCAGGACCTGGACCTGCACGATGCCATAAGCTACCGGTTCCCCAGGGGGTGTGGGTCTAGGTATCTGGCCCCATGCTACGGTCTGGAGGAGCAGTAGGGACAGCAACAGCGCTTTCTTGTTCATTCAACCTCTTGTAAGCCTGCCCGGGCCCCTTAGGGGCCCGGGTGAAGGTCTGCGTCTTATCTGCCTAAAAGGGCGTTCAAGCTGGCCGCCGCGTCCACCAACCCGTAGCCGTACTGCCCACCGGCCGCGTAATCGGGTTTGGCCGCCTGCCCGGTGAGGGTGGCGTTGGCTCCCCGCTCCAAGGCCAGG is part of the Thermus caldilimi genome and harbors:
- the lpdA gene encoding dihydrolipoyl dehydrogenase; its protein translation is MEAYDLLVIGAGPGGYVAAIRAAQLGLKVGVVEKEKALGGTCLRVGCIPSKALLETTERIYEAKKGLIGARVEGLTLDLPALMAHKDKVVQANTQGIEFLFKKNGIARHQGRARFLSERKVLVEETGEELSARYFLIATGSAPLLPPWAEVDFERVVTSTEALSFPEVPERLIVVGGGVIGLELGVVWHRLGAKVTVLEYLDRILPTMDAELSRAAERVFRKEGLEIRTRVRVQAVRPEGKGARVELEGGEVLEADRVLLAVGRRPYTEGLSLESAGLATDERGRIPVDEHLRTRVPHIYAIGDVVRGPMLAHKASEEGIAAVEHMVRGYGHVDYLAIPSVVYTHPEVAGVGYTEEELKERGIPYKVGKFPYSASGRARAMGETEGFVKVLAHAQTDRILGVHGLGARVGDILAEAALALFFKASAEDVGRAPHAHPSLSEILKEAALGAWERPIHL